From the genome of Lentimonas sp. CC4, one region includes:
- a CDS encoding PDZ domain-containing protein, whose translation MKKHTSKILCVLFGAILSSAHAVDLYVSPDGSDMNSGLSGKPVASFAAAQKKARAYAGSEAVTVHFADGTYYLPETVVFTPEDSGSEKYPVVYRSYNEGGAVLSGGAELELQWTPYRDGIFQAKTPNGLVIDQVFIDGRNQRMARYPNYDPAKKAQPYQGYAADAFSKERAAGWADPTGGYIHAMHSKQWGGYHYLITGKNAKGEVTYEGGWQNNRKMGMHKDYRMVENIFEELDAEGEWYHNAKENTLYYQPAAGLDLNASKVEVVRLRHLVEFEGSEATPVKYITLKGFVVRHAARTFMDCKEQLLRSDWAIYRGGAYLLTGTEHIQILDTEFDQVGGNAVFVNNYNRNVLVKGCHIHDAGASGVCFVGDPNAVRDPLFEYHETNDLSKIDRTPGPKTNNYPADSIVEDSLIHGIGRVERQPAGVQISMAMSITVRDLSIYDCARAGINVSEGTWGGHLIERCDVFDTVLETHDHGSFNSWGRDRFWHKNRGSSQAEIDKDPKLPFLDAMKTTTIRDSRWRCDHGWDVDLDDGSTNYDIYNNLMLNNGLKLREGFRRHAWNNITVNNGLHPHVWYMGSQDQIYSNIFMVPHKPAGAFKTGDDVRVDDNFYAVDEAAVMKISNRFGWDKNSVYGDAMFVDPSKGDFRVKPDSPALKVGFKNFSMDQFGVKKPSLKAIARTPEMPELKQFQDSGKQGTARSMGWLGATLTELSGVEFSAYGVSQADGGVALSKVGRGTQAAKVGLKNGDLIQAVNGRRTANVKQFNRATAKAKGTIQLKVVRDQQAMQLEVTL comes from the coding sequence ATGAAGAAACACACCTCAAAAATCCTTTGCGTCCTATTCGGCGCAATACTGTCCTCGGCGCATGCTGTCGATCTCTACGTCAGTCCCGACGGGTCTGACATGAATAGTGGTCTGTCTGGGAAACCAGTGGCCTCATTCGCCGCTGCTCAGAAAAAGGCTCGCGCGTATGCCGGGAGCGAAGCCGTCACTGTTCATTTTGCAGATGGCACCTACTACCTCCCCGAAACAGTTGTCTTTACCCCAGAGGATTCTGGGTCTGAGAAGTATCCTGTGGTGTATCGTTCCTACAACGAGGGTGGTGCCGTGCTCAGTGGTGGTGCCGAGCTGGAGTTGCAATGGACTCCGTATCGCGACGGTATTTTCCAAGCGAAAACACCGAACGGCTTAGTCATTGACCAGGTTTTTATCGATGGACGCAACCAGCGTATGGCGCGTTATCCCAACTATGATCCAGCCAAGAAGGCGCAACCGTATCAGGGCTATGCCGCCGATGCCTTCTCAAAAGAGCGCGCAGCAGGATGGGCCGATCCTACTGGTGGCTACATCCATGCGATGCACTCGAAGCAGTGGGGCGGTTATCATTACCTCATTACTGGTAAAAATGCCAAGGGCGAGGTGACCTATGAAGGCGGCTGGCAGAATAACCGTAAAATGGGCATGCATAAAGATTATCGCATGGTGGAAAATATCTTTGAAGAGTTGGATGCTGAGGGGGAGTGGTATCACAATGCCAAGGAAAACACGCTCTACTATCAGCCTGCAGCAGGCCTCGACCTGAATGCTTCAAAAGTAGAAGTCGTGCGTTTACGCCATCTAGTTGAGTTTGAGGGCAGCGAGGCGACTCCTGTCAAATACATTACCCTCAAAGGCTTTGTCGTGCGTCATGCGGCACGCACCTTTATGGACTGCAAGGAGCAGCTCTTGCGCTCGGATTGGGCGATCTACCGTGGTGGCGCATACCTCCTCACCGGAACCGAGCATATTCAGATCTTGGATACGGAATTCGACCAGGTCGGCGGCAATGCCGTCTTCGTCAATAACTACAATCGTAATGTCCTCGTTAAGGGGTGCCACATTCATGATGCTGGCGCGAGTGGGGTGTGCTTCGTCGGCGACCCGAATGCGGTGCGCGACCCTTTGTTTGAGTATCATGAGACAAACGATTTATCGAAGATCGACCGCACGCCTGGGCCAAAGACCAACAATTACCCAGCAGACTCGATCGTCGAAGATTCCTTGATACACGGCATCGGGCGTGTGGAGCGTCAGCCAGCTGGGGTGCAAATCTCAATGGCAATGAGCATTACTGTGCGCGATCTTTCGATTTACGATTGCGCACGTGCAGGGATCAACGTGAGCGAAGGCACTTGGGGCGGTCACTTGATCGAGCGCTGTGATGTGTTCGATACCGTGCTAGAAACACACGACCACGGTTCCTTTAACTCTTGGGGACGCGATCGCTTCTGGCACAAAAACCGTGGGTCGTCGCAAGCAGAAATCGATAAGGATCCGAAATTGCCGTTCTTAGATGCAATGAAGACGACGACCATTCGGGATAGCCGCTGGCGCTGTGATCATGGTTGGGACGTTGATCTCGATGATGGCTCAACAAACTACGACATTTATAATAACTTAATGTTGAACAATGGCTTAAAGCTGCGCGAAGGTTTCCGTCGCCATGCCTGGAATAACATTACTGTGAACAATGGATTGCATCCGCACGTGTGGTATATGGGCAGCCAAGACCAGATTTATTCAAACATCTTCATGGTGCCTCACAAGCCAGCGGGTGCATTCAAGACAGGCGACGATGTGCGTGTGGATGATAATTTCTATGCGGTCGATGAAGCAGCAGTCATGAAGATCTCGAATCGATTCGGCTGGGATAAGAACTCAGTGTATGGAGACGCGATGTTCGTCGACCCCTCCAAGGGCGACTTCCGTGTGAAGCCAGATTCACCCGCGTTAAAGGTCGGGTTTAAGAATTTTTCCATGGATCAGTTTGGCGTCAAGAAACCTTCGCTCAAAGCGATTGCTCGCACACCTGAGATGCCTGAATTGAAGCAGTTTCAAGACTCAGGAAAGCAGGGGACTGCTAGAAGTATGGGATGGCTCGGCGCGACCTTGACTGAACTGTCCGGCGTGGAATTCTCCGCTTATGGCGTCAGTCAAGCTGATGGAGGCGTCGCGCTTTCGAAAGTTGGGCGGGGCACTCAAGCTGCAAAAGTCGGCCTGAAAAATGGTGATTTAATTCAAGCAGTGAATGGGCGTAGAACTGCCAATGTGAAGCAATTCAATCGTGCGACTGCGAAGGCCAAGGGCACGATTCAACTGAAAGTGGTTCGCGACCAGCAAGCCATGCAACTCGAAGTCACCTTATAA
- a CDS encoding sulfatase-like hydrolase/transferase → MHSDEQTVANLFSQAGYATGMVGKWHLGDNASHRPQDRGFQDVVWHRCGGIGQASDYWGNDYFDDTYERVPPGCRVSILHGCLLPRRSPLY, encoded by the coding sequence ATGCACTCGGATGAACAGACGGTTGCGAATTTGTTTTCACAAGCCGGCTATGCGACAGGCATGGTCGGTAAGTGGCATTTGGGTGATAATGCGTCACACCGTCCGCAGGATCGTGGCTTTCAAGATGTGGTCTGGCACCGCTGTGGCGGTATCGGGCAGGCGTCTGACTATTGGGGCAATGACTATTTCGACGACACGTATGAGCGTGTGCCGCCGGGGTGCCGCGTAAGTATACTGCACGGATGTCTTCTTCCGCGAAGGTCTCCGCTTTATTGA
- a CDS encoding arylsulfatase: MKYKLHLLHLATAVCAASLFATPLEAKGNRPNVILVMTDDQGYGDLGCHGNPYLKTPEIDKLHAESVRFIDFHVSSFCTPTRAALMTGNHPGYTGAFRTSSGRSMMHPDELTVANLFAGAGYATGMVGKWHLGDNAPHRPQDRGFEDVVWHRCGGIGQASDYWGNDYFDDTYARVRPGSRVEKFEEFEGYCTDVFFEEGIRFIEANKDKPFFLYLSLNAPHGPYHVPPEWAAPYQGNKEITNANFYGMIANIDYNMGILRERLEAMGLADNTILIFMTDNGTASGAKFKGLNSEAIVGYNAGMRGKKSSVYDGGHRVPFFIYWPKGGLTGGRDIETIGAHIDVLPTLAELCGITVGDGYDLDGISLKPLLEGSDEPWPRNHHVVQYHGGAYGRAMPPGPFAYSAVLTERWRLVNSDGQFLFDIEADPAQRKDVSAEYPEVVEQLRAYYEPFWQRVAPRLTPVRINLGDAGEPKTVLCSQDWHMKSGNPPWNFNQIKKLPKETGPWLVDVKHAGRYRITLRQWPAEANKPVVAVKAKIEIAGKVMEMPVKAGSKGVVFEIQIPAGETELVTYLYDQKGKAGGAYFTEVEAL, translated from the coding sequence ATGAAATATAAATTACACCTCCTCCATCTCGCCACTGCGGTGTGTGCCGCCTCTTTGTTTGCGACACCACTAGAGGCTAAGGGAAATCGACCCAACGTGATCCTCGTGATGACCGACGACCAAGGCTACGGCGACTTAGGTTGCCATGGAAATCCGTATCTGAAGACACCGGAGATTGATAAGCTTCACGCCGAGTCGGTTCGCTTCATCGATTTTCATGTGAGTTCGTTCTGCACACCGACTCGGGCGGCGCTCATGACTGGGAACCACCCGGGCTACACCGGTGCTTTCCGCACGAGTTCGGGACGTAGCATGATGCACCCTGATGAACTGACGGTGGCGAACCTGTTTGCTGGCGCAGGCTATGCGACTGGCATGGTTGGCAAGTGGCACCTGGGCGATAACGCGCCACATCGTCCTCAGGATCGTGGTTTTGAGGATGTTGTCTGGCATCGATGCGGAGGCATCGGGCAAGCATCGGACTATTGGGGCAATGACTATTTCGATGACACCTACGCACGTGTTCGCCCCGGCAGTCGCGTTGAGAAATTTGAAGAGTTCGAAGGCTACTGCACGGATGTGTTTTTTGAAGAAGGAATTCGCTTTATTGAAGCGAATAAGGATAAGCCATTTTTCCTGTATCTATCGCTGAATGCGCCGCACGGACCGTATCATGTTCCACCGGAATGGGCGGCTCCCTATCAAGGGAACAAAGAGATCACCAATGCCAATTTTTATGGGATGATTGCCAACATTGATTACAATATGGGCATTCTGCGCGAGCGTCTGGAAGCGATGGGACTCGCCGACAATACCATTCTAATTTTCATGACGGACAATGGCACCGCTTCCGGTGCTAAATTCAAAGGGTTAAATTCGGAAGCCATTGTAGGCTACAACGCGGGCATGCGTGGTAAAAAGTCATCGGTCTACGATGGCGGACATCGAGTGCCGTTCTTTATTTACTGGCCAAAGGGCGGTTTGACTGGAGGTCGTGATATCGAAACGATTGGAGCGCACATTGATGTGTTACCGACTCTGGCGGAACTGTGTGGTATCACTGTTGGAGACGGTTACGATCTAGATGGTATCTCTCTTAAACCTCTACTGGAAGGCTCGGACGAGCCATGGCCACGTAATCACCATGTCGTGCAATATCATGGCGGTGCTTATGGTCGAGCGATGCCCCCAGGCCCCTTTGCCTACTCCGCGGTGCTAACCGAACGCTGGCGTTTGGTGAATTCAGACGGTCAGTTCCTTTTCGACATCGAGGCGGACCCCGCACAGCGCAAGGACGTATCGGCTGAATATCCGGAAGTGGTGGAACAGTTGCGTGCATACTACGAGCCGTTTTGGCAAAGAGTCGCTCCACGCCTGACTCCGGTTCGTATCAATCTCGGCGATGCCGGGGAGCCGAAAACCGTGCTGTGCTCTCAGGATTGGCATATGAAGAGTGGCAATCCGCCGTGGAATTTCAATCAGATTAAAAAACTGCCCAAGGAAACTGGCCCGTGGTTGGTGGATGTGAAACATGCAGGGCGCTATCGAATCACGCTACGCCAATGGCCCGCCGAAGCGAATAAGCCAGTGGTTGCCGTGAAAGCAAAGATCGAGATTGCTGGTAAGGTCATGGAAATGCCTGTCAAAGCTGGCAGCAAAGGTGTCGTGTTCGAAATCCAGATTCCAGCTGGCGAGACCGAACTGGTGACTTATCTGTATGATCAAAAAGGCAAGGCCGGAGGTGCATATTTCACTGAAGTTGAAGCTCTGTAA
- a CDS encoding glycoside hydrolase family 172 protein has translation MVDRDAVARFPETDFRLKQHSSYNRASKTPDEPKGWFTNLDYNPKRGKTENFIRIEENNGRKEWVLMDHEAPGAIVRTWMPWLHQLKPNANVTMRIYLDGAEEPAIEGNMLGLFDGTGLIPYPFAHPSLRSAVSFFPIPYAKSCKVTTDKKPFFFQFTFREYAEGTPIETFTMADFDAAKGLTEATGQQLLNPTAVGAGDPLQFSTTLGDQAEKSLQLPAGVAAVRELSVKLGDYSDPNITRLVVLKMEFDGKPTVWCPIGDFFGSGIGLNPVEGWYRTVSEDGTMSCRWVMPYQEGGKVSLLNLSGAPIEAALQVKTGDWKWDADSMYFHAGWRGQYPVPTRPFSDWNYVTLKGKGVYVGDTLTVMNPVEQWWGEGDEKIWVDGEDFPSIFGTGTEDYYAYSWGGRSTDFYQHPFHAQPFANQYNKLNRKPESDDSRNTMGFSVETRSRALDTMPFGSSLQLDMEVWSGTDCDMGYQVGVYWYGFAETSSNRKPEPVEVHNVPPLPAEMLGGATDK, from the coding sequence ATGGTCGATCGCGATGCGGTGGCGCGTTTCCCTGAAACGGATTTTCGTCTCAAACAGCACAGTAGCTACAACCGCGCGTCTAAGACCCCTGATGAGCCGAAGGGTTGGTTCACTAATCTGGACTACAATCCGAAGCGGGGGAAAACAGAGAATTTTATTCGTATTGAAGAGAACAATGGCCGCAAAGAATGGGTATTGATGGATCATGAAGCCCCTGGTGCGATTGTCCGGACCTGGATGCCATGGCTCCATCAATTAAAGCCAAACGCGAATGTGACCATGCGTATTTATTTGGACGGCGCTGAGGAACCTGCTATCGAGGGTAACATGCTGGGCCTATTCGACGGCACTGGTTTGATTCCGTATCCTTTTGCACACCCGTCGCTACGCTCAGCAGTGAGTTTCTTCCCGATCCCTTACGCCAAGAGTTGTAAGGTCACGACAGATAAGAAGCCGTTTTTCTTCCAGTTTACCTTTCGTGAATATGCCGAAGGCACTCCGATTGAGACCTTCACAATGGCCGATTTCGATGCGGCCAAAGGACTGACAGAGGCAACGGGCCAGCAGCTACTGAATCCTACTGCCGTTGGTGCGGGCGATCCACTGCAGTTCAGCACCACACTGGGCGATCAAGCAGAAAAGTCTTTGCAACTTCCAGCGGGGGTCGCTGCAGTGCGCGAGCTTTCCGTGAAACTGGGGGATTACTCTGATCCAAACATCACACGTTTGGTCGTGCTGAAGATGGAGTTTGATGGCAAGCCGACCGTCTGGTGCCCAATCGGAGATTTCTTTGGCTCAGGGATTGGTTTGAATCCTGTGGAAGGCTGGTATCGCACGGTGTCTGAAGACGGCACGATGAGCTGCCGCTGGGTCATGCCGTATCAAGAAGGCGGTAAAGTCTCGCTGCTCAATCTCAGCGGTGCTCCGATCGAAGCGGCGCTGCAAGTCAAAACCGGCGACTGGAAGTGGGACGCGGATTCCATGTATTTTCATGCAGGGTGGCGCGGACAGTATCCTGTGCCCACACGTCCTTTCTCGGATTGGAACTATGTCACGCTTAAGGGCAAGGGCGTCTATGTCGGCGATACTTTGACCGTCATGAATCCCGTTGAGCAATGGTGGGGTGAAGGCGATGAGAAGATCTGGGTCGATGGCGAGGACTTTCCCTCCATTTTCGGCACTGGAACTGAAGACTACTACGCGTATTCTTGGGGAGGTCGCAGCACGGACTTTTATCAGCATCCCTTCCACGCTCAGCCATTTGCCAATCAATACAACAAGCTAAACCGCAAGCCTGAGTCCGATGACTCCCGCAATACGATGGGTTTCAGTGTCGAGACCCGTAGTCGCGCGCTCGACACCATGCCTTTCGGTAGCTCGCTCCAATTGGATATGGAAGTGTGGTCCGGAACGGATTGCGATATGGGCTATCAGGTCGGTGTCTATTGGTATGGCTTTGCGGAGACCTCCTCTAATCGCAAACCGGAACCCGTGGAAGTGCACAACGTGCCGCCACTACCAGCAGAGATGCTAGGCGGTGCTACAGACAAGTAG
- a CDS encoding LamG-like jellyroll fold domain-containing protein, with amino-acid sequence MMIKLPLKSIKETCLLHPWGDAVKVALFSVLIIVCSANSATAQVAQSGDNPIVFDQTATTDNVVVLMAGGSEHNDELTIRSAGTLKHLWIQDFDDTSDYMQWTISLETAADYHVDALLSANAGETFNLSVVETGETLDFSKDTGGWTKQDAGIISLPAGTSTLRLVRTSASANVLMKALELIRESDRAAYEQRIADFKVDSTWFSQAGYGLMFQYGAWGYPETGDKKSLEDQANDFDVPAFVEKVKRTGASYVIWSVSWWEYKINAPIASVDSYYGDSSHTSSRDLIGEVMDALDAEGIDFMLYYHRGQVSESPWFLDESFPSTEFTERGTGDRSAFFDSWVTIITEFGNRYGDKLDGWFFDSGMVYYPAPFERMGAAARAGNPNRLVSYNPWVAVRMTDFQDVMFGENHKGTTITGSADAGGDGILTDGPSAGLLQHGMFKMENDWGVHNEDQAINTSITSANALSYAENAKALNVPISFCMMMWEDGTVSQDSLDVLEAVRLANLSNVVVTTARSSTAPTVSDNDLAQAHYLSSSATGDNGVGTQHAQLFNGTTDNTANVTMDSRNTFTVTLDTSVNTNGYAITGIDSVFGWDTAASGRSNQGYSIVLTFVDDTTATLVDATHWEPNTPTAEYWTQVSFRNADQGALNSDTVTVNSETTGGTGVIASGVKAVTFEITQDANAGGVVVASEIDILGVAVIPEGLIAQWKLDDGSGAVAADETGRFPGTITDATWASGQTGTALDFNAGSSRVTIPAEALGYLSSEITIAMWVYGDTTQPRNDSVFFAVDSSGNRVLNIHLPWTGSVVYWDAGNSGGSAFDRINKTASSADFQGQWNHWVFTKDASNGIMEIYLNGALWHSETGMVKTMNGITAGTFGGQISSFSYDGLLDDVRLYNVALTDAEVAGIYFSSVVKDYASWLTFYPSLSDAARTSDPEADGIETVLEYTLNGNPMVADMEILPQVDVSGDNYVFTFTRVVASATDTVQLFQYGSDLMGWTDVNITAPAGAEVALGTPVDGLQTVTVVISKGAAVDGKLFGRLKVTELP; translated from the coding sequence ATGATGATTAAATTACCCCTAAAAAGTATTAAAGAAACCTGCTTATTGCACCCATGGGGTGATGCCGTAAAGGTTGCCCTTTTTTCTGTTTTAATAATCGTTTGCTCTGCAAATTCCGCAACTGCTCAGGTTGCTCAGTCCGGGGATAATCCGATCGTATTCGATCAGACGGCCACAACAGATAATGTAGTCGTGTTGATGGCGGGAGGTTCCGAGCACAATGACGAGTTGACGATCCGTAGTGCCGGGACTCTCAAGCATTTATGGATCCAAGACTTTGATGATACTTCGGACTACATGCAGTGGACGATCTCTCTTGAAACCGCTGCGGACTACCATGTCGATGCCTTGCTTTCTGCGAATGCTGGAGAGACGTTTAACCTGAGTGTCGTCGAAACGGGCGAAACACTCGACTTCTCGAAGGATACCGGTGGATGGACGAAGCAAGATGCTGGAATCATTTCGCTACCAGCGGGAACTAGCACCTTGCGGCTGGTTCGCACCTCGGCGTCTGCGAATGTCCTCATGAAAGCACTGGAGTTGATCCGCGAGAGTGATCGTGCTGCGTATGAACAGCGCATCGCCGATTTCAAGGTAGATAGCACATGGTTTAGTCAAGCGGGTTACGGCCTAATGTTTCAGTATGGAGCCTGGGGCTATCCAGAAACTGGAGACAAAAAGAGCCTAGAGGACCAGGCCAACGATTTTGACGTGCCGGCCTTTGTCGAGAAGGTCAAGAGGACTGGAGCTTCCTACGTTATCTGGTCGGTTAGTTGGTGGGAATATAAAATCAATGCACCAATTGCTTCGGTGGATAGCTATTATGGTGACAGCTCCCACACGTCGAGCCGCGACCTGATCGGTGAGGTGATGGACGCACTGGATGCGGAAGGGATCGATTTCATGCTCTACTATCATCGTGGGCAAGTATCAGAGTCTCCATGGTTTCTTGATGAAAGTTTTCCAAGCACAGAGTTTACCGAGCGAGGCACTGGGGATCGTAGTGCCTTTTTTGATAGTTGGGTGACGATCATTACTGAGTTTGGAAACCGCTATGGGGACAAGCTCGACGGGTGGTTTTTTGATAGTGGAATGGTCTACTACCCTGCGCCTTTCGAGCGTATGGGTGCCGCGGCGCGAGCGGGGAATCCGAACCGTCTGGTTTCCTACAACCCATGGGTGGCCGTTCGTATGACAGACTTCCAAGACGTGATGTTTGGTGAAAATCATAAGGGAACCACGATTACTGGGAGTGCGGACGCAGGTGGTGACGGTATTCTGACCGATGGTCCCAGTGCGGGGCTGCTGCAACACGGGATGTTCAAAATGGAAAACGACTGGGGCGTTCACAACGAGGACCAAGCAATCAATACATCGATCACGTCTGCAAATGCGCTGTCCTATGCGGAGAATGCCAAGGCACTCAATGTGCCGATTAGTTTTTGCATGATGATGTGGGAGGACGGGACTGTCTCACAGGATTCATTGGACGTCTTAGAGGCAGTGCGGTTGGCGAATTTGTCTAACGTAGTGGTGACGACTGCCAGATCCAGCACAGCGCCAACGGTGAGCGATAACGATCTGGCTCAGGCGCACTACTTAAGTAGCTCGGCTACGGGTGACAACGGTGTCGGAACGCAGCACGCGCAATTGTTTAACGGCACGACCGATAATACCGCGAATGTGACGATGGACAGTCGCAATACTTTCACAGTGACACTCGATACGTCGGTCAATACCAACGGCTATGCAATCACCGGAATCGATTCTGTTTTCGGCTGGGATACCGCAGCGAGCGGACGCTCCAATCAGGGGTATTCCATCGTGCTGACCTTTGTCGATGATACCACCGCGACCCTAGTCGATGCGACTCATTGGGAACCCAATACCCCGACTGCAGAATACTGGACGCAGGTATCCTTTCGAAATGCGGATCAAGGGGCGCTCAATAGCGACACGGTGACTGTGAACTCGGAGACAACGGGAGGCACTGGAGTCATTGCATCTGGAGTCAAGGCTGTGACCTTCGAGATCACGCAAGATGCGAATGCCGGCGGAGTCGTCGTGGCGAGCGAGATCGATATTTTGGGTGTCGCAGTGATTCCGGAGGGTTTGATCGCTCAATGGAAGCTGGATGATGGCAGCGGGGCAGTCGCTGCCGATGAGACCGGGCGCTTCCCAGGGACGATTACCGATGCCACATGGGCGTCTGGTCAGACGGGCACCGCTTTGGATTTTAACGCAGGCAGTTCGCGAGTCACGATCCCGGCTGAAGCACTCGGCTACCTAAGCTCTGAAATTACGATCGCGATGTGGGTCTATGGTGATACGACTCAACCGCGCAATGACTCAGTCTTCTTCGCAGTGGATAGCTCGGGGAATCGCGTGCTCAATATCCATCTCCCATGGACTGGTTCGGTTGTTTACTGGGATGCCGGGAATAGTGGGGGATCGGCGTTTGACCGTATCAATAAGACTGCCAGCAGCGCCGACTTCCAAGGGCAGTGGAACCATTGGGTTTTCACCAAAGATGCGTCTAATGGAATTATGGAGATTTATCTGAATGGAGCCCTCTGGCATAGCGAGACGGGTATGGTCAAAACCATGAATGGCATCACGGCGGGCACTTTTGGTGGTCAGATCTCCTCGTTTTCCTACGATGGTCTGCTCGACGATGTGCGGCTTTACAACGTCGCGCTCACAGATGCGGAAGTCGCGGGGATCTACTTCTCGTCGGTGGTGAAGGACTATGCGTCATGGCTGACATTCTACCCCTCGCTGAGCGATGCCGCTCGCACGAGTGACCCTGAGGCCGACGGCATTGAGACTGTTTTGGAATATACGCTCAACGGTAATCCGATGGTCGCCGACATGGAAATCCTGCCGCAGGTCGATGTCTCCGGAGACAACTACGTGTTCACTTTCACGAGAGTCGTTGCGTCTGCAACGGATACGGTGCAGTTGTTTCAATACGGTTCCGATTTAATGGGCTGGACGGATGTCAACATCACGGCACCTGCGGGAGCTGAAGTCGCGCTCGGCACTCCAGTGGACGGACTGCAGACGGTGACAGTTGTCATCAGTAAGGGTGCTGCCGTGGATGGGAAGTTATTCGGGCGACTTAAAGTAACGGAGCTGCCATAG
- a CDS encoding arylsulfatase, which yields MKQTVLTILATGLAALASFAAESKPNIIYILADDMGYGDVQCLNPERGMIATPHMDRVAAEGMIFTDAHTTSSVCTPTRYGIITGRYNWRSKLQMHVLDGYGLPLIPTTRMTVPSFLSENGYNTAMIGKWHLGLEIATLDGKKARPAGGLKQKLKKGAFAPEELSNIDWEGTIQGGPVDLGFDSWFGITASLDFPPYVWIRDRNWVGEGTHVKAFRRPGPATADFEAIDVLDKLAAETVQYISDYNSTQPFFIYMPLPSPHTPIVPSKKWQGKSGIGKYGDFMMQTDDIVGQVVQALEAKGISDNTILIVTSDNGCSKAANFKQLEGHGHFASAQYRGSKADLWEGGHRVPFLVKWPAVIQAGSVSDVLTCQTDLLATCAELVGTTLPANAGEDSESILPLFSGEQVAFTRNGIINHSVSGHFAYRQGKWKLLLAKGSAGWTAPTEKAMANVADAPEGQLYDLEADPGEQNNLYLENPEVVETLMAQLEADVANGRSTAGPAQANDLPVDQIKLWKGNLAK from the coding sequence ATGAAACAAACCGTTCTCACCATTCTAGCGACAGGCCTCGCCGCGCTTGCTTCCTTCGCGGCCGAAAGTAAGCCTAATATCATCTACATCCTTGCCGATGACATGGGCTACGGCGATGTGCAGTGCCTCAATCCAGAGCGCGGTATGATCGCTACCCCACACATGGATCGCGTCGCAGCGGAGGGGATGATCTTTACCGATGCGCACACGACGTCCTCTGTCTGCACGCCGACACGCTACGGAATTATCACGGGACGCTACAATTGGCGGTCGAAATTGCAGATGCACGTGCTCGATGGCTACGGCTTACCGCTGATTCCAACGACTCGCATGACCGTTCCAAGCTTCCTGAGCGAAAATGGTTATAACACTGCAATGATTGGTAAGTGGCACTTGGGGCTTGAGATCGCGACGCTTGACGGCAAGAAGGCGCGGCCTGCAGGCGGACTCAAACAGAAGCTGAAGAAGGGTGCGTTCGCTCCGGAAGAACTCTCGAATATCGATTGGGAAGGCACCATTCAGGGCGGACCAGTCGATCTCGGGTTTGATTCATGGTTCGGGATCACAGCGTCGCTCGATTTTCCTCCTTACGTTTGGATTCGTGATCGTAACTGGGTCGGGGAAGGCACACATGTCAAAGCGTTTCGTCGTCCTGGGCCAGCGACCGCGGATTTTGAAGCGATTGATGTGTTGGACAAACTCGCGGCGGAAACGGTCCAATACATTTCCGATTATAACAGCACGCAGCCGTTCTTTATCTATATGCCATTGCCATCACCGCATACACCCATTGTTCCATCTAAAAAGTGGCAGGGTAAAAGTGGCATTGGCAAATATGGTGATTTCATGATGCAGACCGACGATATCGTCGGGCAGGTGGTCCAAGCGCTGGAAGCGAAGGGCATTTCAGACAATACGATACTGATTGTGACCAGTGATAATGGTTGCTCTAAAGCCGCCAACTTCAAGCAATTGGAAGGTCATGGGCACTTTGCCAGCGCGCAATACCGTGGCTCGAAGGCTGACCTCTGGGAGGGCGGCCATCGCGTGCCGTTCCTTGTTAAATGGCCCGCAGTGATCCAAGCAGGCAGTGTCTCCGACGTGCTGACTTGTCAGACTGATTTGCTCGCGACTTGTGCTGAGCTGGTGGGCACAACACTACCTGCAAATGCGGGTGAAGACAGCGAAAGTATCTTACCGTTGTTCAGTGGAGAGCAGGTGGCGTTCACACGTAATGGCATCATCAATCACAGTGTGAGTGGGCATTTTGCTTACCGTCAGGGGAAATGGAAACTCTTGCTAGCAAAAGGATCCGCTGGTTGGACTGCACCGACAGAAAAGGCGATGGCCAATGTGGCCGACGCACCTGAAGGGCAGCTCTATGATTTGGAAGCCGATCCAGGTGAGCAAAACAATCTCTACCTAGAGAACCCGGAGGTCGTTGAGACTCTCATGGCTCAACTTGAGGCAGATGTCGCCAATGGCCGCAGCACAGCGGGGCCTGCTCAGGCGAACGACCTACCTGTCGATCAGATCAAGCTGTGGAAGGGAAATCTAGCGAAGTAG